CTTAACTGCACATTATGAAAGTAGGTATCCTCCACAAGTAAGGGACATAGTGAAAGCAACAGTAATAATCATGATGATGACAGCTGACACATATacagtgcttaccatgtgccaagcactgattAAGTGCattgtatgaattcttttaaCCTTTACAATAACGCTTTGAGGTAAGCACTATTTCCTGtacacagatggggaaactgagggagaaaaatcatgtgacacagctagtaagtggtagagccaggacccAAGGCCAAGAAGCAAAGTTCCAGAATCGGCACTCTTAAAAGTCAAGTCCTTCTAGTAACATACAAGGAATACACTATTAAATCACATAGACTTACTGCTTTTCTCTCAGTCTTTCGTATGTTTCCATGTCAGGTTTGATCTGCTTGGTCAGCCGATGATACTGACGTAACTGGGCAGCAGCATAATCTAAAGACACGAGAACCACAGACTGTGTTGATGTTGGGGTATTATTAAACCTGTTACTAAATAGGCCATTAATAGGCCCATTCAATAAAGTAAAAGCCAATTTTACCTGAAAATCCCAGATCGgggtttttcctcttctttttcctctcccatcTTTCTGCATCTTCTGCGCTGATCTCTAGCAACTTCACTTTCTCATAGTCCTCTCCTCTTGCTGCACACtcctaaaaagaaggaaaaaccatTAGCTCTATTATATAATTCCTTTTAAATCAAGAAAGCCCTGCCGACTGCCATCAAGAATGTAAGTTGACTAACTTACAAAGAAAATTGTGGAATTTGCTATGGTCTGTAAGAAGTAATACATCTATAACACTGCCACCAAAAATAGCTGTGGTGGACACAGGTGTCCATCAAAATCctttcttctgtcctttctgGGCTCATGGCTGCCCATTTTGCAACTTCCCTTGCAGTTGGATGAGGCCAGGTGACTTaagctttcaacaaaaaagaGAAGTGCTGAGGGCTGCTTCCGAGGTCACACCTTAAAACCACAGCTGTGCCTCTTTCTACACCATTCCACTTTGTGCTGGCTGGAACTTTCAACAACCCAGCTTTGCCCATGCAGACACTCGACAATGTGCTAGGGAATGGAGCAACAGTGGAACGGACACTTGTATGGAATTCTGACTTGGGCTGCTCAGCTGAGAACTGATACGAGAGACTAATAAgctttactgtttatttttggAGCTTTTGTTCCTATAGCTTAGCCTTTTACCCTAATATACATTGCTTATCTGGCTCTGTGTGCCAgtgttctaaatgttttacagattttattcTCACGACTCCTTGAggtacagaagaggaaaccagggCCAGAATGCTTACCTACTGTGCTATATATTGCCTCAATGAAACAATGTTTGACTTCACAGCTTATGAGGATGGCAAAATTacacttacttttttcttttcttcttcctgcaaTTCCCATTCCAAACGAGCTTTTTTAGCTTCCCAGTTTGCCGGTAACTTAAGTCTTTTATCTTCCTCCACAACTTCCTGGTGATTTAGTTTTCGAGCTTCATTCTACCACCAGCACACACAAAGTTTGTCAGCATAAGTATGGAAATAAATCCA
This genomic interval from Equus quagga isolate Etosha38 chromosome 5, UCLA_HA_Equagga_1.0, whole genome shotgun sequence contains the following:
- the LOC124240326 gene encoding pre-mRNA-splicing factor SYF2 isoform X2; the encoded protein is MAAAGEAEKNEARKLNHQEVVEEDKRLKLPANWEAKKARLEWELQEEEKKKECAARGEDYEKVKLLEISAEDAERWERKKKRKNPDLGFSDYAAAQLRQYHRLTKQIKPDMETYERLREKHGEFYPTSNSLLHGTHVPSTEEIDRMVTDLEKQIEKRDKYSRRRPYNDDADIDYINERNAKFNKKAERFYGKYTAEIKQNLERGTAV